The genomic region GGGCGCGCCAGCGCCGAGCGAGAACGGCGCACGAGGAGCGCGCAGCGCAGGCGTACTTCTTGGTACGCCGAGCAGCGAAAGCGACGAGTCCGCCGTTCGCAGCCGGCGATCGCGCGCCTAGAGGCGCTCGTCGATGGCGCGGTTGGACATCTCGTCCGCCGCCGCGTTCTGCTCGCGCGGGATGTGGCGGACGCTCACCTGCGGGAACGCGGCGAGGAGCGCCTTGGCCTCGGCGTGGAGCGGGGCGAGGTGCTCGGCCTTGACGGCGTAGGTGCCGTCGAGCTGGCGGACGAGGAGCTCCGAGTCGGCGAGGACCTCGAGCTCCTTGATGCCCATGGCCCGGGCGCGCTTGAGCCCGAGGATGAGCCCCATGTACTCGGCGACGTTGTTGGTGCTCTCGCCGAGGAACTTGCCCACCTTGGCGACGATGTGGCCGGCCGGGTTGACGATGACCGCGCCCGCGCCGGCAGGGCCGGGGTTGCCGCGGGCCGCGCCGTCGGTGAAGAGGCGCGTGCACGGCGGCGGGGCGGCCGCCTCGGTGGCGGCCCGCTCCCGCTCCTCGGCGGCGGCGGCGGCGCGGGCCTTCTTCTTCTGCTCGCGCTCCGCCTTCGACTCGTTCATCGCCGCCTCGAGCTCCTCGGCGGAGGCGCGCGCGGCCTTCTCGACCTCGCTCGCCTTGCGGACCTTCATCGCGCCGGACTTCCCGCCGGAGGCCGGGGCCTGGGCGGCCTCGGCCTCCTCGATGCGGTCGGCGGCGGCGGCGAGGAACTTGCCGAGGGTGTCCCGGTCCCAGCCCTTGTAGCGGGCGAGGGTGCGCGGGAGCTCCTCGTTGGCCGCGATGAACCGGAGCAGCTCGGCGAGGACCTGCTTCGCCACGGCTAGGCCGGGTCGGGCGCCGGCGGGTTGACCGCGGCGGCCGAGTAGATGATGCGGTTGCAGCTCGGGCAGGTCTCGACCGAGTCGGCCCGCTGCAGCACGATGGAGAGCTGCGGCGGGATGTTCCGGTTGCACCCGGTGCACGTCGCGCCCACCACCGGCGAGACCGCGATCCCGGCGCGGCGGCGCCGGATGTTCTCGTAGCGGGAGAGGAGCGAGGCGTCCACGCGGGTCACCGCCTCGGCGCGGCGGGCGTCGAGCTCGCCCAGGCGGCGGGTCATCTCGGCCTCCGCCTGCTCGAGCCCCTGCCGGTCGCTCTGGGTCGCCATCTCGCGCTCGGAGAGCTCCTCGGCGCGCTGGTCCACCGCGGCGCGGAGGGTGCCCGCGGCCGCCGCGAGCGTCTTCAGCTGCTCCGACTGGGTCTCGTTGGTCTTCTTGGCGATGTCGATCTCGCGCGAGAGGGCGGCGTACTCGCGCGGCGTCTTGATCTCGCCGAGCCGGCCCTCCCACTTCTTCACCTTGTC from Anaeromyxobacter paludicola harbors:
- a CDS encoding ribonuclease HI family protein — translated: MAKQVLAELLRFIAANEELPRTLARYKGWDRDTLGKFLAAAADRIEEAEAAQAPASGGKSGAMKVRKASEVEKAARASAEELEAAMNESKAEREQKKKARAAAAAEERERAATEAAAPPPCTRLFTDGAARGNPGPAGAGAVIVNPAGHIVAKVGKFLGESTNNVAEYMGLILGLKRARAMGIKELEVLADSELLVRQLDGTYAVKAEHLAPLHAEAKALLAAFPQVSVRHIPREQNAAADEMSNRAIDERL
- a CDS encoding zinc ribbon domain-containing protein produces the protein MREKLKALEELQQIDLEMNAVRAEAEGLPARRAELEAKVSEAQRAYEAEKGRLEDNERERRQVESLLAMERDKVKKWEGRLGEIKTPREYAALSREIDIAKKTNETQSEQLKTLAAAAGTLRAAVDQRAEELSEREMATQSDRQGLEQAEAEMTRRLGELDARRAEAVTRVDASLLSRYENIRRRRAGIAVSPVVGATCTGCNRNIPPQLSIVLQRADSVETCPSCNRIIYSAAAVNPPAPDPA